One part of the Arabidopsis thaliana chromosome 1 sequence genome encodes these proteins:
- a CDS encoding Rieske (2Fe-2S) domain-containing protein (Rieske (2Fe-2S) domain-containing protein; FUNCTIONS IN: oxidoreductase activity, 2 iron, 2 sulfur cluster binding; INVOLVED IN: oxidation reduction; LOCATED IN: chloroplast thylakoid membrane, chloroplast, chloroplast envelope; EXPRESSED IN: 23 plant structures; EXPRESSED DURING: 14 growth stages; CONTAINS InterPro DOMAIN/s: Rieske [2Fe-2S] iron-sulphur domain (InterPro:IPR017941); Has 295 Blast hits to 295 proteins in 102 species: Archae - 0; Bacteria - 166; Metazoa - 0; Fungi - 0; Plants - 94; Viruses - 0; Other Eukaryotes - 35 (source: NCBI BLink).), with product MATTASSSLPRNYSFTTPRPSSFIRGPPLARTLPLYLRRNRRVALTYRLDQNSKQRSGGNVRCEATEVSSSSSVSTPGRNWVPVVPLSALPKGERRVVIQDDETILLLWYKNDVFAIENRSPAEGAYSEGLLNARLTQDGCIVCPSTDSTFDLRTGEIREWYPKNPVLRVLTPALRKLFVYPVKYDEENIYISIRDSGKTEAAAEIVFSGKAQPGLTATNVNVDEVRMIVDEGSEGFGFTKKNEVINGKAAVIGFLLLLDFELLTGKGLLKGTGFLDFLYSASDAFK from the exons ATGGCGACCACCGCATCTTCATCTCTCCCCCGTAATTACTCCTTCACAACTCCGCGACCTTCATCATTCATCCGAGGACCGCCATTAGCTAGAACGCTGCCTCTCTATCTCCGCCGTAACCGTCGAGTAGCTCTCACTTACCGATTGGACCAGAATTCGAAGCAGAGAAGTGGTGGAAACGTAAGATGCGAGGCGACGGaggtatcttcttcttcttctgtatccACACCTGGAAGGAATTGGGTGCCGGTGGTGCCGTTATCGGCGCTTCCGAAAGGTGAACGGCGAGTGGTTATTCAAGACGATGAGACGATATTGTTGCTTTGGTATAAGAACGATGTTTTTGCAATTGAGAATCGTTCACCAGCTGAAGGAGCTTATAGCGAAGGACTTCTCAACGCTAGGCTCACTCAG GATGGTTGCATTGTGTGTCCATCGACGGATAGTACGTTTGATCTTAGAACTGGAGAGATCCGGGAATGGTACCCGAAAAACCCGGTTCTCAGAGTCTTGACACCTGCACTGAGGAAACTATTTGTATACCCTGTCAAATATGATGAGGAAAACATCTATATCAGCATTAGAGACAGCGGGAAAACAGAGGCAGCTGCTGAGATCGTCTTCAGTGGAAAAGCTCAGCCTGGGCTCACAGCAACAAACGTCAATGTAGACGAG GTGAGAATGATTGTGGACGAGGGTTCTGAAGGATTTGGTTTCACGAAGAAGAACGAAGTGATAAACGGGAAGGCGGCAGTGATAGGATTCTTGCTGCTGTTAGATTTCGAGCTATTGACAGGTAAAGGTCTATTGAAAGGAACAGGGTTCTTGGACTTCCTTTACTCTGCTTCAGATGCTTTCAAGTAG